In a genomic window of Venatoribacter cucullus:
- the flgJ gene encoding flagellar assembly peptidoglycan hydrolase FlgJ: protein MINNNTNVAATYTDLNALQGIRKLGKQDQSAALMEVAKQFESMFVNMMMSSMRDASAVFEEDSLFSSPEGDFYQQMYDDQMALSLSNGGGMGLAPVIHRQLMNSYGNVNKDRSELPLDQGKLHDRRISVPIYQPLQQTLEQVDAELARQPGTPQASASETVNSPAAAANIASGNGGKGQQFATPADFVAAVYPHAQTIGAELGVDPRAIVAQAALETGWGKHMITDEQGRNSHNFFGIKADQRWNGESVNVLTHEFRGGVAMKERAAFRSYASLEDGLRDYANFLQSGQRYQNAINNGLDADQYGYELQRAGYATDPQYGAKIQRISRSDTLKDALQQMQQSLLTGARNDG from the coding sequence ATGATCAACAACAACACCAACGTTGCCGCCACCTATACCGACCTGAATGCCCTGCAGGGCATCCGCAAGCTGGGTAAACAAGACCAGAGCGCGGCGTTAATGGAAGTGGCCAAGCAGTTCGAATCCATGTTCGTGAACATGATGATGTCGTCCATGCGTGACGCCAGCGCGGTGTTTGAAGAAGACTCCTTATTCAGCTCGCCGGAAGGCGATTTCTACCAGCAAATGTACGACGACCAGATGGCGTTATCGCTGTCTAACGGCGGTGGCATGGGCCTGGCGCCGGTTATTCATCGCCAGTTAATGAACAGCTACGGCAACGTGAACAAAGACCGCAGCGAACTGCCGCTGGATCAGGGCAAACTGCACGACCGCCGTATTTCTGTGCCAATTTATCAGCCGCTGCAACAAACCCTGGAGCAGGTGGATGCCGAGCTGGCACGCCAGCCAGGCACCCCACAGGCCAGCGCCTCTGAAACGGTAAACAGCCCGGCAGCAGCGGCCAATATCGCCAGCGGTAACGGCGGCAAAGGGCAACAATTTGCCACTCCGGCCGACTTCGTTGCCGCTGTGTACCCGCACGCCCAAACCATTGGCGCCGAACTGGGCGTTGACCCCCGCGCCATTGTCGCCCAGGCAGCGCTGGAAACCGGCTGGGGCAAACACATGATTACCGATGAACAGGGCCGCAACAGCCACAACTTCTTTGGCATTAAGGCCGACCAGCGCTGGAACGGGGAAAGCGTCAATGTGCTTACCCATGAATTCCGCGGCGGCGTGGCCATGAAAGAACGTGCGGCCTTCCGTTCCTACGCCAGCCTGGAAGATGGCCTGCGTGACTACGCCAACTTCCTGCAATCCGGCCAGCGTTACCAGAACGCCATTAACAACGGTCTGGATGCCGACCAGTACGGCTACGAACTGCAGCGCGCCGGCTACGCCACCGACCCGCAGTACGGCGCCAAAATTCAGCGGATTTCCCGCAGCGACACCTTAAAAGACGCGCTGCAACAAATGCAGCAAAGCCTGCTGACAGGAGCACGCAACGATGGCTGA
- a CDS encoding flagellar hook-basal body complex protein, giving the protein MAFNIGLSGIRAASTDLSVTGNNIANASTVGFKQSRTEFGDVYTTTLLGTGSKPVGSGVMVENVRQQFSQGNISGTGNALDMAIDGNGFFVLQDRGSVSYSRSGIFSLDKDGYVTANNGARLQGYAANSGGVVNGVLGDIQIQIANQPPRLTNQISSILNLDARQLVLQEQGLQLVANGLAVGVADSGILESTRSTLASAGQPTTGGTPAQVAFGSAATAFAAGTETLTVDLGDGTGPRTITLPAITAADDVADKVQAIQTAINDSIGTEQLRVSVNGAGNIVLQRAGLNATNGSGFTVDNGWNGALGANTGVVPGTAGQLLFVGAGALTADFRSIPGTQTTTRTTATPPLNMVAHDAGAFASLTGTVSNPVLDFSGPNTLNFRITTGANDYDISLSTADFVTPGAPIATDIANAINAELPAGAQVSASVDGFGRIQLDVVAPGIQGQPVQIGLNTGSTYSLDALGFLADNRIDSGSPVIQANNEFRLQVTSTTGNASAAYNIVIPPANYASLDDLAVAIQQQIDANIGANGLAGKVSVDAVGGQLVFTNTKPGSGERIAIADSTNANTAFALDALGLNAANLFPVYGTDPVDRSNSFRINLTVPAPDSENRSGSVLISLDEEFRSVQQLAAAINRQLNSQDSDGYIGVQAQAVEIVPNTVPPQYKLELRATEEGEASLISITNVSASGPDISEAQLYGLLQANPADGSLLTTGIEGVNNLYPEQRVTLTNPDGEETDILIPERSEANEIVALFNLQPGVTASAETTMTIPLSSFNSPSNDMRITVNGQQLNSTSLPDIADEINALRSSTLPGFRASIADNGDLIITNQIGRDIKLAMRSPVVTDSLVVQGAANTGPVVLGGTATADRAAAVGGVVTFIFNEGYTLSDPQPAVAGIFGALTPEEFTPFTLNAFDPLDQDTYNHSTSMKIYDSLGNSHVMTQYFVKEPLDPSRPNEQNIWAMYVQVDGYDVGDPDSSLPFPQNLEPTRARFELFFNQDGSLDTTATGDMFITNWDPRDAEGNPSGALGSVNVLEGGLPLSEPASNSNFQIDLAGTTQFGSAFAVNEVNQNGYSTGRLTGLEVDQEGIIFARFTNGQAQTLGQVALANFRNPEGLTPLGDTAWGESFESGVATIGSPRTASFGQITSSALEDSNVELSEQLVRLIIAQRNYQASAKTIETTDQVTQTILNL; this is encoded by the coding sequence ATGGCTTTTAATATTGGTTTAAGTGGAATCCGTGCTGCCTCTACCGATCTGTCGGTAACAGGTAACAACATCGCCAACGCCAGTACCGTTGGTTTTAAACAGTCACGCACCGAATTCGGTGACGTTTACACCACCACGCTGCTGGGTACTGGCTCCAAGCCGGTCGGCAGCGGTGTGATGGTGGAAAACGTCCGTCAGCAATTCAGCCAGGGCAATATCAGCGGCACCGGCAATGCACTGGATATGGCCATTGATGGCAACGGTTTTTTTGTGCTGCAGGATCGTGGCAGTGTCTCGTACAGCCGTTCCGGTATTTTCTCGCTGGATAAAGACGGTTATGTAACCGCCAACAACGGCGCCCGTCTGCAGGGCTATGCCGCCAACAGTGGTGGTGTGGTGAACGGCGTGCTGGGTGATATTCAGATTCAGATCGCCAACCAGCCGCCGCGCCTGACCAACCAGATTTCATCCATTCTGAACCTCGATGCCCGTCAGCTGGTGCTGCAGGAGCAGGGTTTACAGCTGGTCGCCAACGGTCTGGCCGTGGGTGTGGCGGATTCCGGTATTCTTGAATCGACCCGCAGCACCTTAGCCTCGGCCGGTCAGCCGACCACCGGCGGTACGCCGGCGCAGGTGGCTTTTGGATCTGCCGCCACTGCCTTTGCCGCTGGTACTGAAACCCTGACCGTGGATCTTGGCGACGGCACCGGCCCGCGAACCATCACTTTGCCGGCCATTACTGCCGCCGATGACGTAGCCGACAAAGTACAGGCCATTCAGACCGCCATTAACGACAGCATCGGCACCGAGCAGTTGCGCGTCAGCGTTAACGGTGCGGGTAACATTGTGCTGCAACGGGCAGGCCTGAACGCCACCAACGGCAGCGGCTTTACCGTAGACAATGGTTGGAATGGTGCATTGGGTGCCAACACCGGCGTGGTGCCGGGTACGGCTGGCCAGCTGTTATTTGTTGGCGCTGGTGCCTTAACCGCTGACTTCCGCAGCATTCCGGGTACTCAGACCACCACCCGTACCACCGCAACACCACCACTGAACATGGTCGCCCATGATGCGGGTGCCTTTGCCAGTCTGACCGGTACTGTGTCCAACCCGGTACTGGATTTCAGCGGTCCCAATACCCTGAATTTCCGTATTACCACCGGTGCCAATGATTACGATATTTCTCTGAGCACAGCCGATTTCGTTACTCCTGGTGCGCCAATCGCCACCGACATTGCCAACGCGATTAACGCTGAGCTGCCAGCCGGAGCTCAGGTGTCAGCCTCGGTGGATGGCTTCGGCCGTATTCAGCTGGATGTGGTTGCCCCTGGTATCCAGGGGCAGCCGGTCCAGATCGGTCTGAACACTGGCAGCACTTACAGCCTGGATGCGTTGGGCTTCCTGGCGGATAACCGCATTGACAGTGGCTCTCCGGTTATTCAGGCCAACAACGAATTCCGTCTGCAGGTTACCAGTACCACCGGTAACGCCAGTGCGGCCTATAACATTGTGATTCCGCCGGCTAACTACGCCTCGCTGGATGATCTGGCGGTGGCCATTCAGCAGCAGATTGATGCCAACATTGGTGCTAACGGTCTGGCTGGTAAGGTCAGCGTGGATGCCGTGGGTGGCCAGTTGGTATTCACCAATACCAAACCAGGTTCCGGTGAGCGCATTGCCATTGCCGACTCGACCAACGCCAACACCGCCTTTGCACTGGATGCGCTGGGTCTGAATGCGGCCAACCTGTTCCCGGTGTACGGCACCGATCCGGTTGACCGTTCCAACAGCTTCCGCATTAACCTCACCGTACCGGCGCCCGACAGTGAAAACCGCAGCGGCTCGGTGCTGATTTCGCTGGATGAAGAATTCCGCTCGGTGCAGCAACTGGCCGCTGCCATTAACCGTCAGCTGAACAGCCAGGATTCTGATGGCTACATTGGTGTGCAGGCGCAGGCGGTTGAAATTGTTCCCAATACCGTACCGCCACAGTACAAGCTGGAACTGCGGGCCACCGAAGAAGGCGAAGCTTCCCTTATTTCAATCACCAACGTCAGTGCCTCTGGCCCCGACATCAGTGAAGCTCAGCTGTATGGTTTGCTGCAGGCCAACCCGGCCGACGGCAGCCTGCTGACCACCGGTATTGAAGGCGTTAACAACCTGTACCCGGAACAGCGCGTTACCCTGACCAACCCGGATGGTGAAGAAACCGACATTCTGATTCCGGAGCGCAGTGAAGCGAACGAAATTGTCGCGCTGTTTAACCTGCAGCCTGGTGTAACGGCGTCGGCCGAAACCACCATGACCATTCCGCTGTCCAGTTTTAACAGCCCCAGCAACGATATGCGCATTACCGTCAATGGTCAGCAACTGAACTCTACGTCGCTGCCGGATATTGCCGATGAAATTAATGCCCTGCGCAGCAGCACCTTACCGGGTTTCCGCGCCAGCATTGCCGATAATGGCGATCTGATTATTACCAACCAGATTGGCCGTGACATCAAACTGGCGATGCGCAGCCCGGTGGTCACCGACTCGCTGGTGGTGCAGGGTGCGGCTAACACCGGCCCGGTAGTGCTGGGTGGCACTGCCACGGCTGACCGCGCGGCGGCAGTAGGCGGTGTTGTGACCTTTATCTTCAATGAAGGTTACACCCTCAGCGATCCGCAGCCGGCGGTAGCGGGTATTTTCGGGGCGCTGACTCCGGAAGAATTTACTCCGTTCACCCTGAATGCCTTTGATCCGCTGGATCAGGACACCTACAACCACTCAACGTCGATGAAAATCTACGACAGCCTGGGTAATTCCCATGTGATGACTCAGTACTTCGTGAAAGAGCCGCTGGATCCATCGCGTCCGAACGAACAGAACATCTGGGCCATGTACGTTCAGGTGGATGGCTATGATGTGGGCGATCCGGATTCCAGTCTGCCGTTCCCGCAGAACCTGGAGCCGACCCGCGCCCGCTTTGAGCTGTTCTTTAATCAGGACGGCTCACTGGATACCACAGCCACCGGCGATATGTTTATTACCAACTGGGACCCGCGTGACGCCGAAGGCAACCCCAGCGGTGCCTTGGGTTCAGTAAACGTGCTGGAAGGGGGGTTACCGCTGAGCGAACCGGCCAGTAACTCCAACTTCCAGATTGATCTGGCGGGCACCACGCAGTTCGGCAGCGCCTTTGCGGTGAACGAAGTGAACCAGAACGGTTACAGCACCGGTCGTTTAACCGGCCTGGAAGTGGACCAGGAAGGCATTATCTTTGCCCGCTTCACCAACGGTCAGGCGCAAACCCTGGGCCAGGTGGCACTGGCCAACTTCCGTAATCCGGAAGGCCTGACCCCGCTGGGCGACACCGCCTGGGGTGAATCCTTTGAATCGGGTGTGGCCACCATTGGTTCGCCGCGTACCGCCTCGTTTGGTCAGATCACCTCGTCGGCCCTGGAAGACTCCAACGTCGAACTGTCCGAGCAGCTGGTGCGCCTGATTATTGCCCAGCGCAACTATCAGGCCAGCGCCAAAACCATTGAAACCACCGATCAGGTGACTCAGACCATCCTTAACCTCTAA
- a CDS encoding flagellar basal body P-ring protein FlgI: MKRTLILLTALLCSTLAQAERIKDITSIAGVRSNQLVGYGLVVGLDGSGDKAPFTTQTFRNMMTEFGISLPPGVDPKLKNVAAVSVTAELPAFAKPGQRIDVTVASLGNAKSLRGGALLFTPLKGADGGVYAVAQGNLVVGGFGAQGNDGSSITVNVPSAGRIPNGATVEQTAPSTFSRGDSLIFNLDQPDFTTARAMVDKINQLMGPGSAEALDAASIRVSAPRDTTQRVSYLSIIENLEIETGKERAKVVINSRTGTIVMGQNVLIEPVAVTHGNLIVAIEEDFQVAQPNALAGGQTVVVPDTNINVYNDGDNRMFKFGPGVSLDSVVKAVNEIGVAPGDLMAILEAMKQAGALKAELIVI, encoded by the coding sequence ATGAAACGTACACTGATTCTGCTGACCGCGCTGCTGTGCAGCACCCTGGCTCAGGCTGAACGCATTAAAGACATCACCAGCATTGCCGGTGTGCGTTCCAACCAGCTGGTGGGTTACGGTCTGGTGGTTGGCCTCGATGGCAGCGGCGACAAAGCCCCCTTCACCACCCAGACCTTCCGCAACATGATGACCGAATTCGGCATCTCCCTGCCGCCCGGTGTCGACCCGAAACTGAAAAACGTTGCCGCTGTATCGGTAACCGCAGAATTACCGGCCTTTGCCAAACCCGGCCAGCGCATTGACGTAACCGTGGCCTCGTTAGGCAACGCCAAAAGCCTGCGCGGCGGGGCATTATTATTTACTCCGCTGAAAGGCGCCGACGGTGGCGTGTACGCCGTGGCCCAGGGCAACCTGGTGGTGGGTGGTTTTGGCGCCCAGGGGAACGACGGCTCCAGCATTACCGTTAACGTCCCCAGTGCCGGCCGTATTCCCAACGGCGCCACGGTGGAACAAACCGCCCCCAGCACCTTCAGCCGTGGTGACAGCCTTATTTTCAACCTCGACCAGCCCGACTTCACCACCGCCCGCGCCATGGTGGATAAAATTAACCAGCTGATGGGCCCGGGTTCCGCCGAAGCACTGGACGCTGCCTCGATCCGGGTAAGCGCACCGCGCGACACCACCCAGCGCGTCAGCTATTTATCGATTATCGAAAATCTGGAAATTGAAACCGGTAAAGAACGCGCCAAAGTCGTTATTAATTCACGCACTGGCACCATCGTTATGGGTCAGAACGTGCTGATCGAACCGGTGGCCGTTACCCACGGCAATTTAATTGTGGCCATTGAAGAAGATTTTCAGGTGGCCCAGCCCAATGCGCTGGCCGGTGGCCAAACCGTGGTGGTACCCGATACCAACATCAATGTATACAACGATGGCGACAACCGTATGTTTAAATTCGGCCCGGGCGTATCACTGGATAGTGTGGTCAAAGCCGTTAACGAAATTGGCGTTGCGCCGGGTGACCTGATGGCCATTCTGGAAGCCATGAAACAAGCCGGAGCGCTGAAAGCGGAGTTAATCGTAATATGA
- the flgG gene encoding flagellar basal-body rod protein FlgG yields MMPALWVSKTGLEAQDLNLTTVSNNLANVSTTGFKKDRAVFEDLLYQVQRQPGANSSADTRLPSGLQLGTGVRTAGTQKIFTTGSLNVTDQPLDLAINGRGFFQIAMPDGTIGYTRDGTFHINDEGVVVNVNGYPLEPQITIPEQTNQLTISKDGIVQATLFGDPTPQELGQIETADFINPAGLQAVGGNLFYETASSGAPLVGVPNEEGYGTVEQGALENSNVEVVEELVKMITVQRAYEMNSKVVSAADQMLQFLTQNT; encoded by the coding sequence ATGATGCCAGCACTTTGGGTCAGCAAAACCGGTCTGGAAGCCCAGGACCTTAACCTCACCACGGTGTCCAACAACCTGGCCAACGTCTCCACCACCGGCTTTAAAAAAGACCGCGCGGTGTTTGAAGACCTGCTGTATCAGGTACAGCGGCAACCGGGCGCCAATTCTTCGGCGGATACCCGCCTGCCATCCGGCCTGCAGCTGGGTACCGGTGTGCGTACCGCCGGCACGCAAAAGATTTTTACCACCGGCTCGCTGAACGTCACCGATCAGCCGCTGGATCTGGCCATTAACGGCCGTGGTTTCTTTCAGATTGCCATGCCCGACGGCACCATTGGTTACACCCGCGACGGCACCTTTCACATCAACGACGAAGGCGTGGTGGTTAACGTTAACGGTTACCCGCTGGAACCGCAGATTACCATTCCGGAACAGACCAACCAGCTCACCATCAGCAAAGACGGCATTGTGCAGGCCACCCTGTTCGGTGACCCCACGCCACAGGAGCTGGGCCAGATTGAAACCGCCGACTTTATTAACCCCGCCGGCCTGCAGGCCGTGGGCGGCAACCTGTTCTACGAAACCGCCTCCAGTGGCGCGCCGCTGGTCGGTGTGCCCAATGAAGAAGGCTACGGCACGGTAGAGCAGGGCGCGCTGGAAAACTCCAACGTCGAAGTGGTGGAAGAGCTGGTGAAAATGATTACCGTGCAACGCGCCTACGAAATGAACTCCAAGGTGGTGTCTGCCGCCGACCAGATGCTGCAGTTCTTAACGCAGAATACCTGA
- a CDS encoding flagellar basal body L-ring protein FlgH yields MKALLLLLPLLTLTACTSVPLEKDVFPDDPDFAPVSAQSLQPPPVENGSLFQARYGIGLYTDQQARRVGDIITVIFDEAYQSSKSAETTADKSSTANINPGSILGTVPSWNGMSLNTQLSADREFSGKGEADRSNSLQGQISVTVSDIMPNGILRIRGERWLTLSEGDEYIRIAGLIRPQDISPNNTVMSSKVADARISFGGRGGLNNATKQGWFSRILMSPWWPF; encoded by the coding sequence ATGAAAGCATTGCTGCTGTTGTTGCCATTGCTGACCTTAACCGCCTGCACCAGCGTGCCGCTGGAAAAAGACGTGTTTCCCGACGATCCGGATTTTGCCCCGGTATCGGCGCAAAGCCTGCAGCCGCCACCGGTGGAAAATGGTTCATTGTTTCAGGCCCGCTACGGTATTGGCCTGTACACCGACCAGCAGGCACGGCGGGTGGGCGATATTATTACGGTGATTTTTGACGAGGCCTACCAGTCCAGCAAATCGGCTGAAACCACCGCCGACAAATCCTCCACCGCCAACATTAACCCCGGCAGTATTCTGGGTACGGTGCCCAGCTGGAACGGCATGAGCCTGAATACACAGCTGAGCGCCGATCGGGAATTCAGTGGTAAAGGCGAGGCCGACCGCTCCAACAGCCTGCAGGGGCAGATCAGCGTGACCGTGTCCGACATTATGCCCAACGGCATTCTGCGCATTCGCGGTGAACGCTGGCTTACCTTAAGTGAAGGCGATGAATACATCCGCATTGCCGGCCTTATCCGCCCGCAGGACATCAGCCCCAACAACACGGTTATGTCCAGCAAAGTGGCCGATGCCCGCATTTCCTTCGGTGGCCGTGGCGGCCTGAATAACGCCACCAAACAAGGCTGGTTCAGCCGTATACTGATGTCACCCTGGTGGCCGTTCTGA
- a CDS encoding flagellar basal body rod protein FlgF, producing the protein MDRALFIAMSGAKQNTLGQSAHANNLANASTTGFRADYTQSRAQGVYGEHFPTRAYAMTERPASDFRQGPLMETGRMLDVSIEGDGWFAVVGPDGEEAYTRAGDLSVAPDGRLINGQGLQLIGDGGPVVIPEYESIEVSRAGIVTIQPFGEVPAAVAEPVQLKLVRPDVRELEKGEDGLFRFRDPNTPPALPEPGVSLANGFLEGSNVNAVTELTSMIALNRQYEMQVKLMKRVDENTAATTQILGNQ; encoded by the coding sequence ATGGATCGTGCGTTATTTATCGCCATGTCGGGTGCCAAACAGAACACCCTTGGCCAAAGTGCCCACGCCAATAATCTGGCGAATGCCAGCACCACAGGTTTCCGCGCCGACTACACCCAAAGCCGCGCGCAAGGCGTCTACGGCGAACATTTTCCCACCCGTGCCTACGCCATGACCGAACGTCCGGCCAGCGACTTCCGCCAGGGCCCGTTAATGGAAACCGGCCGCATGCTGGATGTTTCTATTGAAGGCGACGGCTGGTTTGCCGTGGTCGGCCCCGATGGTGAAGAAGCCTACACCCGCGCCGGCGATTTAAGCGTCGCTCCCGACGGCCGGCTTATTAACGGCCAGGGTTTGCAGTTAATCGGCGATGGCGGCCCGGTGGTGATTCCCGAATACGAAAGCATTGAAGTGAGCCGCGCCGGCATCGTGACCATTCAGCCGTTTGGTGAAGTACCGGCCGCCGTGGCCGAGCCGGTGCAGCTGAAACTGGTGCGCCCCGATGTGCGCGAGCTGGAAAAAGGCGAAGACGGCCTGTTCCGCTTCCGCGACCCCAACACCCCGCCAGCATTGCCGGAACCGGGCGTCAGCCTGGCGAACGGCTTTCTGGAAGGCAGCAACGTTAACGCTGTTACCGAACTCACCAGCATGATCGCCCTGAACCGTCAGTACGAAATGCAGGTAAAACTGATGAAGCGCGTCGATGAAAACACCGCCGCCACCACCCAGATACTGGGCAACCAGTAA
- the flgK gene encoding flagellar hook-associated protein FlgK has translation MADILSIAISGLRASQSALTVTGHNITNAGTEGYSRQVVNQSANAPQNFGGVWMGSGVGIDSVTRVYDQFLTQQLWRDSSIYNSFDTLATNAEQIDSLLADSGTGVQPGLERMFGALQSVVDDPASLPARAVLLSESQGLVDRFALISNRLQTQNTIINGQMDVMVGEINTISQAIAELNEQIQFATAAAQGVKPNDLLDKRDVLVKDLAKLVDVTVVEQDDSVWNIAVGNGQPLVVGNDFNRLEVDKGAQDPARSDIYFVAGSSRQLVTSAMTGGQLGGTLEFRNTVLDPVLNGLGRMALVINQTFNEQHKLGIDFNGRTGDNYFSDINTPEKAYNRILGDENNARPNDRLVSIHIKDAGALTTSDYQLEFPGPDDYTFRVKRISDGEIIATRALSGDFPDSVEVDGFEIRFEAGSFRQGDDFIIMPTRRESSQLAMNLTRPEQVAIASAVTGEAAIGNRGNANITQPDVYDTSTPYFSRDGEMTPPLLIRFTSPTTYDVLDNTDPGNPIPLFPPLMNQTYIPGIRNDILPQNEGKTAFTSFGGVLPMQPTYQAPPPAAPVQSVNGFFPERIVISQTDPVTGKVTSQPTLITRANASAKEIAAELSKRPGVEASARTTVELSDFSADANPFQPLSLRVNGVLVTDTLGPNQTKYDKDYPAEVPDPLTPDFVADRINANFDFQRMGLVAQSDGSKVTIVALNGEDVNLEISGDNGDGFRVGNGQDIILRETSEAPYVPLNPFEGYNFSEGGPYNYEFDVPGQGTFRINLNENYATGADMLNGIRGKLEDAGFTFSGDLDVAISERGTISFQPRIDMNATGVNGSSKLTMGGQLKVVTDPGYSLSIEPPGNNLFPEAPVGEPLHFGFSVGIDGSPQAGDQFTLDFNSDGTSDSRNGVALAGLQNQDTVGGNASYSDSYSMIVEEIGSITSRAQINRDSSEVLLRNTQTSVDSISGVNLDEEAAALIKFELAYNANAQVIQVARSIFDTLINTFR, from the coding sequence ATGGCTGATATTCTCTCCATTGCCATTTCCGGCCTGCGCGCCAGTCAGTCGGCGTTAACCGTAACCGGCCATAACATCACCAACGCCGGTACCGAAGGCTACAGCCGCCAGGTGGTTAACCAGAGCGCCAATGCGCCGCAGAATTTCGGCGGCGTGTGGATGGGTTCGGGCGTCGGCATCGACAGCGTTACCCGGGTGTACGACCAGTTTTTAACCCAGCAGCTGTGGCGCGACAGCTCCATTTACAACAGCTTCGATACCCTGGCCACCAACGCCGAACAGATCGACAGCCTGCTGGCCGATTCCGGCACCGGTGTGCAACCCGGCCTGGAGCGGATGTTCGGGGCACTGCAATCGGTGGTGGATGACCCGGCCTCATTGCCGGCCCGGGCGGTATTGCTGAGTGAAAGCCAGGGCCTGGTTGACCGTTTTGCGTTAATCAGCAATCGCCTGCAAACCCAGAACACCATTATTAACGGCCAGATGGACGTGATGGTGGGCGAAATTAACACCATCAGTCAGGCCATTGCCGAACTGAACGAACAGATTCAGTTCGCAACCGCCGCCGCTCAGGGCGTTAAACCCAACGACCTGCTGGATAAGCGCGACGTGCTGGTGAAAGACCTGGCCAAACTGGTGGATGTTACCGTGGTCGAACAGGACGACTCGGTGTGGAACATTGCCGTCGGCAATGGTCAGCCGCTGGTGGTGGGTAACGACTTTAACCGGCTGGAAGTGGACAAAGGCGCGCAGGACCCGGCGCGGTCCGATATTTATTTTGTCGCCGGCAGCAGTCGCCAGCTGGTCACCAGCGCCATGACCGGCGGTCAGCTGGGCGGCACACTGGAATTCCGTAACACCGTGCTCGACCCGGTGCTGAATGGCCTGGGCCGCATGGCGCTGGTGATTAACCAGACCTTTAACGAACAGCACAAGCTGGGCATCGACTTTAACGGCCGCACCGGCGACAACTATTTTTCCGACATCAACACCCCGGAAAAAGCCTACAACCGCATTCTGGGCGACGAAAACAACGCCCGCCCGAACGACCGCCTGGTCAGCATTCACATTAAAGATGCCGGCGCCTTAACCACCAGCGATTACCAGCTGGAATTTCCAGGCCCTGATGATTACACCTTCCGCGTTAAACGCATCAGCGACGGTGAAATTATTGCCACCCGCGCGTTAAGCGGTGATTTTCCCGACAGCGTCGAAGTGGATGGCTTTGAAATACGCTTTGAAGCCGGCAGTTTCCGCCAGGGCGATGACTTTATTATTATGCCGACGCGCAGAGAATCGTCGCAGCTGGCCATGAACCTCACCCGGCCGGAACAGGTCGCCATTGCCTCGGCCGTAACCGGCGAAGCGGCCATTGGTAACCGCGGTAACGCCAACATTACCCAGCCGGATGTGTACGACACCAGCACGCCGTATTTTTCCCGCGATGGCGAAATGACTCCGCCGTTGCTGATTCGTTTTACCTCGCCCACCACCTACGACGTGCTGGACAACACCGACCCGGGCAACCCCATTCCGTTGTTCCCGCCGCTGATGAACCAGACCTACATTCCGGGCATCCGCAACGACATTCTGCCGCAAAACGAAGGCAAAACCGCCTTTACCAGTTTTGGTGGTGTGCTGCCGATGCAGCCGACTTATCAGGCGCCGCCGCCGGCCGCGCCGGTGCAATCGGTAAACGGCTTTTTCCCGGAGCGCATTGTTATCAGCCAGACCGACCCGGTAACCGGCAAAGTCACCTCGCAACCAACGCTGATTACCCGGGCCAACGCCTCGGCCAAAGAAATTGCTGCCGAACTCAGCAAGCGCCCGGGCGTGGAAGCCAGCGCCCGCACCACGGTGGAACTAAGCGACTTCAGTGCCGACGCCAACCCGTTCCAGCCGCTCAGCCTGCGGGTGAACGGCGTGCTGGTGACCGACACTTTAGGCCCCAATCAAACCAAATACGACAAAGACTACCCGGCCGAAGTGCCCGATCCGCTGACCCCGGATTTTGTCGCCGACCGCATTAACGCCAACTTCGATTTTCAACGCATGGGGCTGGTGGCCCAGAGTGACGGCAGCAAAGTCACCATCGTGGCGCTGAACGGCGAAGACGTGAACCTGGAAATCAGCGGCGATAACGGCGATGGCTTCCGCGTCGGCAACGGCCAGGACATTATTCTGCGCGAAACCAGCGAAGCGCCCTATGTACCGCTGAACCCCTTTGAAGGCTACAACTTCAGCGAAGGCGGCCCCTACAACTACGAATTTGACGTACCCGGGCAGGGCACCTTCCGCATTAACCTGAACGAAAACTACGCCACCGGCGCCGACATGCTGAACGGCATTCGCGGCAAGCTGGAAGACGCCGGTTTTACCTTCAGTGGCGACCTGGATGTGGCCATCAGCGAGCGCGGCACCATCAGCTTTCAGCCGCGCATTGACATGAACGCCACCGGCGTAAACGGCTCCAGCAAACTGACCATGGGCGGCCAGCTGAAAGTCGTGACCGACCCTGGCTACAGCTTAAGCATTGAACCACCGGGTAATAACCTGTTCCCCGAAGCGCCGGTGGGCGAGCCGCTGCATTTTGGTTTCAGTGTGGGCATTGACGGCAGCCCCCAGGCCGGCGACCAGTTCACCCTGGATTTCAACAGCGATGGCACCTCCGACAGCCGTAACGGCGTGGCGCTGGCCGGCTTACAAAACCAGGACACCGTGGGCGGCAACGCCAGCTACTCGGATTCGTATTCCATGATCGTGGAAGAAATCGGCTCTATTACCAGCCGCGCCCAGATCAACCGCGATTCCAGTGAAGTGCTGCTGCGCAACACCCAGACCAGCGTCGACAGCATTTCCGGCGTTAACCTGGACGAAGAAGCCGCCGCCTTAATTAAATTCGAGCTGGCCTACAACGCCAACGCTCAGGTGATTCAGGTGGCACGCAGTATTTTTGACACCTTAATCAACACCTTCCGCTAG